The genomic region CCAATCATTCTCAGTGGCGGTTAGCCACGACTGAAAGGGGGTATGATGGAAGAAACAAAGTTGGCGCAACCAACTCCCGCCGCGCCAACGCAAATTGCTCTAATTGCCCAAGAGTTGAGGCATCTCAGCGATGCCATCGCGCGCTTTGAAACAAAGCTCTTTGGCAACGGCAAACCCGGTTTGATCGACGAAGTAAACGCGATCAAGAATCATGTTGGGTACGCCGCCGGCAAACCCAGTATTCCCGAAGAACTGAACGCGATCAAGGCGCACATCGGCTTCAGCTCTGGCAAAACAATTGACGACCGCGTATCGCGTCTTGAAACAATGGCGGCAGCAGTGCTATTCGTGCTCTCGCCCATTGCAGCGAAAGCGGCGGTGGACATTTATCAGATGTTCGTCAACGTCGCGCAGCACGTCAAATAGCGAGGTCAACATGAGTTTTCTCGAAGGTGTATTCGGTCTCATCAAGATGCTCGTCGGCATGGCGTGGTACTCTTGGTGGAAAAATCAACAGGCGCGCCTAACGCGCGTATTCAGAAAGGAGCAAGTCAAATGGACGAAGGAATGAAGTTGGTCATCGGCACTGTGTCGCTGCCCGTATTCGCGGCGCTGATCTTGTGGGTTGCCCACAAACTCGGCATGTCCGAGATCTACGACAAGCCGCTCGGCTTTGTGATCGCACTCGCGTTCGCCATGCTGGTTGTGACGTTGCAGTTCTTCCCCGAGTACAGCAATTTGATCGTCGGGGCGGTGACGATGATTTACACGTTGCTCACGACTTGGCAAAAGTTCGTGCCCGAATCACTCGTCGCCGTGTTCGGGACGAGAGAGCAAAAGATGACGCTGGCTGCCAGGATTGCAAGGTAAGTTGACAATAACCCAGAAGTATAAGAAAATATCCCACAGGGTTCTGTGGGATATTTTCATTGGTGCAAAAATTGATATGTGGTCTGACGAACAATTAGTTGACGCGCTGATGCGCGGCGAAACCTGGGTCATGTCGGCGCTGTACGACCGCTATGGCAGACTGGTATTTTCGCTCGCGCTGAGAATTCTCAACGACCGCACCGCCGCCGAAGAAACGGTGCAAGAAGTTTTCGTCAAGGTCTGGCGGCGCGCGCGCAATTTTGACGCGTCGCGCGGCAAGTTCTCGTCGTGGCTCACCGGCATCGCACACCACCACGCTATTGACGAACTGCGTCGCCGCCGCGTTCGCCCGTCCGTCGCGGAAGATGAGATGGCGGTGCTCGACGTTGTGGATAGCGGTCCCGCACCGCACGAATTGGCGGTGCAAAGTCATGAACGTCACCGCATTCGCGAGGCGCTCGGCGCGATTCCGCTCGAACAACGGCGCGCGATTGAAATGGCGTACTTTGAGGGCTTGACGCAACAAGAAATCGCCGATGCGTTAGAGCAGCCACTCGGCACGATCAAGACGCGAATGCGCTTGGGCATGCAAAAACTCAAGACGCTGCTCGATGAGACCGTCGCCTAGCGAAAAACTTTGCGAAGGTTGATCGGAAACTGGTTTCTCGATGACGCACCTGCCGCTTGCAAACCACGCTTGTTTTATCGGCTTCACCTTCGCAAGGTCGAACGAGTTTGTGTCAAATAAATCTGTCTTCGTTAGTATTGCGTATGAATAGGTGAGAAGGAACGATGTCCACCTGTCAAGAAATTCAAGAACTCATTCCAGCGTACGTACTGGATGCAGTAACCGATCAAGAACGCATTGCCGTTGAGACACATTTGCCGCGCTGCCCAGACTGCGCGCAATTGGTCGCGGCATACCGTCCGATTGCCGATTCGCTCGCCGCGTCCGTGCAACCCGTCGAGCCGTCCGCGGACTTGAAATATCGCGTGCTTGCGGCGACGATGCCGCGCGCAAAATCGTCGCCTGCGCGCGATCCGTGGTTCACGCGGCTTGGCTCCGCGCTCGCCGCGCTCTTTCGTTCGCCGATATTTTCGGCGACGGCATTGGTGTTGGTCGTCGTGCTGGCGCTGTGGAATTTCTCCTTGCACAATCAGTTGGATGACCAGACCGCCGCGAATCAACGCTTTATCACCGAGTTATCGCGCCAACGCGATGTGATGTCGGTGATGGCGTATGGCGCAGGACAACCGCGTCAAATCACCGGGACGGAAATCGCCGCGCGCTCGACTGGGCGATTGTATGGCAAATCCGATCAAGTCACTTTTGCGATGGTCGTGCATGGTCTCCCGGCGTCCAAGCCAGGCAAGGTTTATCAATTGTGGTTGATTGAGGTGAGCGGTGATCGCACGAGCGGCGGAACGTTTACCGTGGGTGAGGACGGGTACGGCTGGCTCTCGATTCATTCGCCCAAGCCGTTGGGTGATTATCAAGGTATTGGTGTCACCGAAGAACCGGCGGGCGGCAGTCCCAAGCCGACGGGTCCCAAAGTGATGGGAACGAATTTGCAATGAAAATCGCGGGAGAAATATTCTCCCGCGATTTTTTGTTGGGGCTTTGGCAAAGTCGTGTTGTGTCATTTCGAGAAGGCGGTTTGTGCCGGTGCTGAGCGAAGCCGAGGTAAGCAATCCCCGATTCGCTTGTTGGGAATTGCTTCGCCGTTGGGCGGCTCGCAATGACAGCCCGCTACGACTTTGACATGCGCGCGTAGATGGCGTATGATTCCGCGCAACCAAACTGAGAGGTGAAGCGGAATGATAGACAACCAAGTGACACAATCTCCCGCGCCGCGCGCGCGCGTGTGGAGCGCCGACACGCGCCGCTGGGTCATCATCGGACTGGTGCTCGCTGCGCTGTTGATCGAGTACGCGATTCGCGACACGCTGCCGCCGCTGATTATTGCGTTGCTGTTGACGTACTTGCTCAACCCAATCGTGACCGGCTTGGCGCGACGTTTACGCGCGCCGCGCATTCTCGCGCTCGCGCTGGTCTATCTCACGTTCATCGCGTTGAGCGTCGCGGCGCTCGCCACGCTCGTGCCGATTTTGATTCGCCAGGTCGCGTCGTTGGCGACCGGACTCGACCGAATCCTCTTGCAAATCAGTGTCGCCGCCAAACAGATTCCACTGCTCGAAGCGATCGGCGTGCCCGCCGATTCGAGCGCGTTGGCGGACCAACTGCGCGGCGAGATCGCACAACTCGCGTCCTCCGCGCCGCGCGTGCTCGCGGGCGCGGCATCCGGCGCACTCTCGCTCGTGTTCATTCTCGTCCTGTCGTTTTATCTGCTCAAAGACACGGAAGCGATCGAGCGCAGTATTGACGGCGCGATTCCCGAACATTATCGCGATGACGCGTGGCGCATCAAAGCGGAACTGAACGACATCTGGTCGAGTTTTTTGCGCGGGCAAGTCGTGCTCGCGTTGATCATCGGTACGATCACGACAGCGGTGCTATGGGCGCTCGGCGTTCACAACGCGCTCATCCTCGGCGTGCTCGCCGGTTTGCTCGAAGTCGTGCCGACGATCGGTCCGATCATCGCGATGGCGCCCGCGGTGTTGATCGCGCTTTATCAGGGTTCGCTGAATTTGCCGGTGGATAATTCGACGTTTGCGCTCATCGTCGTCGCGGCGTACTTTGTGATTCAACAATTGGAGAATCATCTGGTCGTGCCGAACGTATTGGGATCGAGCGTGAACCTGCCGGCGGTTGTGATTCTGTTCGGCGCGTTCGCCGGCGCAAGTCTCGGCGGGGTGCTCGGCATTTTCCTCGCCGCGCCGGTGCTGGCGACGGCGCGGTTGTTCGGACGGTTTCTACTGCAGCATCTCCTCGAATAGGTAGCACTCGACCAAATCGTGGAGATCGAAGCGGGGCGATTGAAACACCTGCACAGCACCAAACGCAGTGCGGTGCAAGTGTCGCCTTTGTGAGGCGTTCCGCCGGGCGTCCATCCCTCATTGCATTCGGGACAATTGCCTGCGTGGACGCGGTTTCGCCCGTGTAGGCGGGCGACCAGCCGCAGGCTCATGCGGGGCAATTTCAATTGCCAGATGAAATTGCCGCGACTAGAATCCAGGTTTCTTCAAGAAACCTGGATTCTTTCTGTGCTTGCCGGTTGCATTCAGAATGATTTTGGTATATCCTATTTCCAGAACCAAAGAGTTCCTTCGTCGCGTTTTGCATTGTCGAAGCGGAAGGACCAAAGGAGGTCAAGATGATGCGACAGTTTCTGCTCCGCTTGAGTTTATTCCTGAGTATGCTCGTCCTGGGTTTGTGCGCGCCAATCGCGCAAGCCAGTCCCCCCGGCGTGCCGTTGTTGAACGGTTATTTGACCGGCTGCACGGGCGAGTATTTCAACAACATCTCCGTGTCCGGTTCGCCGGCGTTCGTGCGCGGCGATGGCGCGCTGAATTTCTTTTGGCAAGAAAATGCGTCACCCGCGCCGGGCGTCAACGTCAACAACTATTCGGTGCGGTGGACGTGCACGGTGAACGCGCCGTCATCCGCGAACTACACGTTCAACATCGTCACCGATGATGGCATGAACGTGATCGTGGATGGCAACTTGATCTTGTGGGCGTTCTACGATCAAGGTCCTACGGCGTACTCGGCGACGACGTACCTCAACGCGGGCGCGCACACGGTGCGCGTCGAGTACTATAACAAATGGAATCCGGGGACGGCGCAGGTATCGAGTTCGCTCGGCAGTGGCGGCGGCGCCTCGTTTCCGAATTGGAAGGGCGAGTACTTTAACAATCAAACACTTGCCGGCGCGCCGACGATCACACGCGATGATGCGAACATCAATTTCAACTGGGGCACTGGTTCGCCCGATCCCGCGATTCCGACAGATTATTTTTCGGCGCGCTGGACGCGCAATTTTTATTTCAATGCCGGCGCCTGGCGCTTTACGACGACGACCGATGATGGCGTGCGTTTGTGGGTGGATGGCAACCTGGTGATTGACAAATGGTTCGCGCAGACCGTCACGGCGTACTCGGCGGATGTGTCGCTCGGGGCGGGCAATCACGCGGTCCAGATGGAGTACTTTGACCAAACGCTCAACGCGATTGCCCAGTTGAGTTACACGCCGGTGTCTTCGCCGCCGCCGCCGCCGCCGCCACCGCCACCGGGTCCGACGAGTGCGTGGCGCGGACAGTACTTTAACAACCTGACGTTTTCCGGCGCGCCGGTGTTTGTGCGCGACGACCCAGTTTTGAATTTCAACTGGTACGAGGGTTCGCCCGGTCCTGGGATGCCGATTGACTTTTTCGCGATCAAGTGGGACTCGACGCAAAATATTCCGGCGACCGGCAATTACACCGTCTCCGCGACGTCGGATGATGGCGTGCGCCTGTGGATTGACGGCGTGCTCGTGATTGACGCGTGGTACGATCACGGTCCGACCCAGTTCACGACGACGGTGTATCTCACCGCGGGCGCGCACGCGGTCCACGTCGAGTACTATGATCGGCAACTCGGCGCGATGATTAGCGTCCAAATTGGCGGAGGCGTGTTGCCACCGCCGCCGCCGCCGCAACCGGTCGGCGATGTGATCGTGGATGATCGCGGACCGGGTTGGCAAGCCGGCGGTGTGGGCGGATGGCTGGATGTCGCGGCGGGCATCGGCGGGCACGCGTTCGTGTCGTACACGCGACCGCATTCGTCGTTCGGTTACAACTGGGCGCGCTGGTTCCCGACTCTGCCGCGCGCCGGATACTACGAGGTGTTTGCGTACATCCCGGCAGGCACTGCGAATTCATTGCGCGCGCGGTACTGGATCGCGCACGGCGGGCGATACAATCTTTCGGTACGACCTCAAGCGTACTATGCCAATCAGTGGGCGTCGCTCGGCACGTACTACTTTAACGCGACCGGCGGCGAGTACGTCTCGCTCGCGGATGTGACGTACGAGTGTCTCTACTGTCGCTCCGTCGTCTTCGACGCGATACTGTTCAGTCCGCGATAAAGTCGAAAGAATGTAACACACAAGAAAGACGAGAGGCGAGTCATCAAGACTCGCCTCTTGTCGTTTGGGCGGCTATCTGCCGGCGCGAATTTTTGCGCCGCTCAATGGGCAACTAAACAGCGGCGCGAACACGCAAAAGTCGAGTAACCCCGCGAGCAACGGCAACACGCCAACGAACGCGACGATGATGCCAGTCGTGCCGCCAACTCCCAGCAAGCCCCACGCGATCAGGGCGATGCCTGCCACGATGCGAACAAGGCGACCAGTGGTGGAAGCCATGAAACTAATGAACGGGTTCATATCAACATCTCCTTTTGTTTGGGTTTGTAAGCTTGACCCGATTATAGGAGATGTGGCGATTTTTGTCGGTGACAATGTCACACAACGGAGCGAGTTTGCAGAGATTCAAAATCGAGGATTTCGACCGCGCCGCGCGCCACGCGAATCATCCGTTCGCTCGCAAGACCTTCGAGGATGCGGCTGATGACTTCGCGCGAACTACCCAGCTCCGCCGCGATTTCTTGATGCGTGATGTGGATGGGATTCTCGGTTCGACTGCGCTTGAGCAAGAGCGCGGCGACGCGCGTATCCACGCGGCGGAATGCCACCTCGTCCACGATTGCCAGCACGCTGACCAGGCGCTGCGAAAGGAGATCGAAGACAAAGCCACGCCACAGGTCGTAGCGGCGCACCCAGTCGCGAAAGGCATCCGCCGGAATCATCACTGCCTCGGCGTCTTGCTCGACGGTCGCAATCGCGGGAAATGATTGTTGACTGAGAATCGCGTTCGCGGTCAGGATACACGATTCGCCGGAGCCAAAGCGATACAAGGTAATCTCGCGTCCCGTCTCGCCGATTTTGTACACCCGCACCACGCCCGCAAGCAACAGCGCGATCGCATCGGCGCGGTCGCCTTCGACGAACACGTCCTTGCCAGTTGGGATGCGCGCGAAGAACGCGGTCTGCTGAAACTCGCGCACGAGTTGCGGATCGGCGCGCTTTAAGATGGGCACGACGCGTGCGATGCGGTTGAAGTGTTCTTGAGTAAGCATTGGGTTATTGATGTTGAGGTTTGTTCGTAGGATTGGATTGGCGAAAGTATAGCCACGATAGAACTTGGCGTCAATATGTGGAGCCATGACACCGCGCCGCTTTTTTGTTTGACTTGTACCGCGAGCACTTGTATACTTGCCGCAATCCTCTCGAAACGAGAAACCCGATGCCACCTCAAATCGCGTACGACCAAATCGAACGGCTCGTCAAACGATTCAAGAATCTTCCCTCGCGCGAGCGTCACGCGTACAACGAAGACAACACGCGCAAAGATTTCATCCTCCCGCTTTTTCGCGCGCTCGAATGGAACATTGACGACGCGCGCGAAGTGACCGCCGAGGAAAAAATCTCGCGCGGGTTTGTGGATTTTGCGTTTCGCATCGGCGGCGTGCCCAAGTTCATGCTCGAAACGAAACGCGTCGGCGAAGATTTGAACAAGCGCGAATGGGCGCAGCAGGCGGTTGATTACGCGTACCACAAGGACGTAACCTGGGCGGTGCTCTCCGACTTTGAAGGATTGAAAATCATCAATGCCGAGATCAAGGAATCGAATCCGCTCGCGGCGACGTTCAAATCGTTTGCGGTGGACGAGTACGTCACGCGCTTGAACGAATTGTGGTTGCTCTCGCGTCCGGCGTTTGCCGAAGGATTGTTGGATCGCGATGCGGAAAAAGTGTTCAAGCGCAGCATCAAGACGCCGATCACGCAAACGTTGTTCGACAATCTGACGACGTGGCGCAAAAGTCTGTACAAGAATCTGCGCGCGTACAATCCGTTGTGGTCGGACCAGGACATTGACGATGCGGTGCAACGCCTGCTCGACCGATTGATTTTCATTCGTACCGCCGAAGACCGCGAGGTGGAAGGCGAAAAATTGCGCGCGCTCGTGCGCGAGTTGCAAGACCGCAATCGTCTGAACGATTTGATCCCCGCGCTGTCCCAGCGTTTCCGCGCGCTCGACGGAATTTACAACAGCGAATTGTTCGCGCCGCATCTGTGCGAATCGCTGACGTACGAGCCGACCGTGCTCGTGGATATTATCGAGCAGTTGTACGGTTCGGAAGCGAGTTTACTGCGTTACAATTTCGCGTTCATTGACGCGGACGTGTTGGGCAGGGCGTACGAGCAATACCTGGGTAACGTCGTCGCGGGTAAATCGGGTAGGGGCGTTTTATTAAACGCCCCCACAAACGCCGCCCCGACAAAATCGAAACGCAAATCGCAGGGCATTTACTACACGCCGACATTCGTCGTCAAGTACATCGTTCAGCAAACGCTGGGACGCTACTTGGACGAACACGGCTACAACCCCTCGCGTCCGCTGCGTGTGCTCGACCCAGCGTGCGGTTCGGGTTCGTTCTTGATCGAAGCGTTCGACGTGTTGGATCAGTACATCGCGCGCACGACGGGACAAGACCGACCCATCCCCCCAACCCCCTTCCCTCGCAGGGAAGGGGGCAAGGGGGATAGGTTGGACATGCACGATTACGCGCGGCATCGCCAAATCTTGTCCACGAATATCTTTGGCGTGGACAAGGACGCGCAAGCGGTCGAGGTGGCGCAACTCAATTTGCTGTTGAAAGCGTTGAACCACCGCGAGAAATTGCCGAAGCTGGAAAATATTCGTTGCGGTGATTCGCTCATCAGCGGCACGCCGAAAGAGTTGGAAGAATATTTTGGCGCGAGCGCGAAAGAGAAAAACGCGTTCAACTGGGAACGCGAGTTCAAGACGGTGATGGCGGACGGCGGGTTTGATGTGATTGTGGGCAATCCGCCGTATGGAATGCTTCAGCCGCATAACACTGACAAAGCCACGCTCGATTACTTGAACGCAAAGTATGGCGTCGCAAGTTTCAAGATAGATATGTTCCATTTGTTTATGGAACGTTGTATTCATCTGTTGCGTGGTGGCGGTTATTTGGGTTTGATTGTGCCAAACACGTTTATAACCAACGTGTACACTCAAAAACTTCGAGACCTGCTCGTTTCCAATTGCAGAATTTTAGCGATTGTTGTATCGCAAGAAAAAATCTTTTCTGATGCAGAAGTCAATAATGCGATCATCGTTTTCCAGAAAGAACTAGACGCTGATAAGTGTGACGCTAATTATCTGACAGTCACATTAAATGCAGATGTTGCTTTGTTGACCGGACAACCTTCCGCATCTAGCACCCACAAACTAAGACAATCAGACATGGTTTTCTTGGGAAGTGGTTCTTGGAATATCAAGTTGTCAGATGAGGCAGTAAAACCATTGAAACGTATTCAAGCGCATTCAACGTCGCTCGGTGATGTTGCAAAAATCAATCGCGGTCTTATAAGTGGCGATAGAGAAAAATATTTTGCGGCCAAACCAAAAAGCAAGAAATGGTTGCCGATAATCACAGGAACAGACGTAAGCAGGTATTCCATTCAACAAGCCAAAGAGTTCGTCCTGTTTGAGAAACCAGCGGGCGCGGGCGGATGTTGGGATCCGCAAGTACACCAAGCAAGTAAAATTGTAATTCGCCAAATTGGTTACTTTCCAATTGCGGCGTATGACACGCATCCATATTGCGTCACGGGTAATATTTTCACGGTTCGCTCGACGGGAGACTATCTTCCGCAATTTCTTCTTGGGATTCTCAACTCGAAATTCACTCAAGCGTTGTGGCAATTATTGTACGGCGATTTCAAAGCGATCTTTCCGGAACTCAAAGGAATTTACCTTGAACAGTATCCCATCCGCCGCATCAACTTTGCCGACCCAGCCGAAAAGAAACAACACGATGCCATCGTCGCGCTCGTCGAAGAAATGCTTGACCTGCAAAAAGATTACGCGGAGGTGGCGCGCGAAAAATTGCCGCGTGCCGATTCGCTCAAGCGCAAAATTGACGCGGTGGACGCGGAGATTGACGCGGCTGTGTATCGGTTGTATGATTTGAACGCGGAAGAAATCAAGGTGGTGGAAGGAAAGGAATAGGAGGAAGAGTGGAAGCAATTCGTCTGCATCAGGTAATCGAAAAAGACGGCGAGATTCTCGTTACCGGTTTACCGTTCCGCAAAGGGCAACATGTGGAAATGATCGTGTTGCCAGATGCTCCCGCACCGTCAGAGCGTCCACCGCTAACCGTGCGCGCCTTGCTGGAATCGGGATTGATCGGTATGTGGAAAGACCGTGATGATATTGGCGACAGCGCGGAGTTTGCCCGCAAATTGCGTGAACAGGCGCAGAGGCGGTGGTAAACCATGTTGCTTCTCGATACCGATGTGATGGTTGATCTGTTCCGCGAATATCCGCGTGCTCTGGAATGGGTTACGGCACGCGGCGAAGAAATCGTATTGCCTGGATGTGTCGTGATGGAACTCATTCAAGGATGCAAGAACAAGATTGAGCAAGAGCGATTGGAAAAAACGCTCGGCTCGTATGCGATTGCTTGGCCCTCGCCGCAAGTTTGCGATGAAGCATTGTCCGTATTCGCGCAATACTATCTCAGTCAACACATTGGTATCTTTGACGCGTTGATCGGGCAATTAGCGGTTTCGCTAGATGTGCCGCTTTACACTTTTAATGAAAAGCACTATGCGGCAATTCCTAACTTGAGAACCAGGCAACCCTACCCGAAACAACTCCCGTCTTGACAATGCGCGTGGGAAACTCACCGCACGATGCCAGCGTCGCACGCGTACAAGAAATGCTTGATCTGCACGCTCCGCGGGATTACGCGGAAGCAGCGCGCGAAACGCATCGCGTGCCGCGCGCGGCTTCACTCAAGCGCAAGATTGACGCGGTGGACGCGGAGATTGACGCGGCTGTGTATCGGTTGTATGATTTGAACGCGGAAGAAATTAAAGTAGTGGAAGGAGGAAAATGATATGACAGCCCAGACATATCGGCAACTCATATTAGATGGCATCAACGGATTGCCGCCAGAGATACTCGCGGAAATCATGGATTTCGTTTACTTTGTTCGCAAACGAACGTTGCAACCGCGTGATTTTGAAACCGAGTTGAAATTGCTCAGTCGCGCCGAGTCCACCCACCTTGAAAAGGAATTCCAAGATTATGAGCAACGCTACCCCCGCCAATGAGTTCGTCGCCGATACGGTTGCGTTGGTCCTGCGGCTTGAAGAACGCAAAATGGGTGCGAACGCCGAATCTGTGTTTGAGCGAGTCGAGTCCAGCCAAGCCACGATCTACATCCCCGCAATGGTCTTGGCAGAAATTCTCTATCTTTCGGAGAAACGCAGAATCGTTACCTCGCTCGACACGGTTCGTGACTATATGCGCCGCTATCCTAATTGCCAAGAGCAGCCGATGAATTTCGCTGTCATGCGATCGGCGTCCGAGATTACGGATATTCCAGAACTACACGACCGCTTGATTGCTGCCACCGCGCGATCATTCGATCTGGAACTGATTACCGACGATTCGGTGATTCAAGCATCGGCATACGTCAAAACAATTTGGTAGATGATGGTTTCAACGTCACGGTATATCGGTTTATGATTTGAGCGCGAAGAAAACGGAGACCCGCAGAGGTTCCCAAAACCCTGCGGGTCTTATCAATAAAGCCAGGAGCGGAACTGCGTTCCTTCCCTACAAACTCATCCCCAGGTTGGCGCAGGTCGCGGTTCGTTGCCGCGCCGCCCGCCGAGCGCCGAACGAATCATCAGGAACTCGCCCAGATTGTCCATCGTCACCAAGCCGACGAGTTGACCGCCGCGCATCACCGGCATCGTGTGACAAGCGCACGTTTGCAAACGTTCCGACGCGCCTTCAAGCATCTCCGACGCATCGGCGGTGAGAAACTCGCGTTGCATCGCGTCGCCGACGAGCGACATCTCGCCGCGTTGTTTGAGCGCGTTGATCAAATCGGCGCGCGTGAGAATACCCACGACGCGATTGTCCTCCGTCACCGGGAAATCGTGTTGCGAACCGGTCAACAAAACATCCGTCGCGTGCGCGAGCGAATCGTGTGGGGAGAGCGTGCGAAAATCGGTGATCATCGCGCGGCTGATCGGAATGTTGCCGAGCGCCGAACGCATCTGCGTCATGCCCGCCTCTTGCGCCGCGCCGATCCACACAAAGAACGCGATGAAGAGCAGAAACGGATTTGTGAACAAGCCGATGAATCCGAACACGAGCGCCATCCCTTGCCCAATCATCGCCGCGATATGCGTCGCGTTCACGTACTCCATCCGCAGCGCGAGCAACGCGCGCAGGACGCGTCCGCCGTCCATCGGAAATGCCGGCAACAAGTTGAACGCGACCAGCGAGAGGTTCACCGCGAGCAAGCGTCCCAGGAACGAACCGCCCGTCACACTGAGCGATTCAAACGGTTCGAATCCCGACGTAACCGTGAGCCACGCGAACAAGATGATCGCGATGACGACGTTCACCGCGGGACCGGCAAGCGCGACCCACAACTCTTGGCGCGGATCATCCGGCATTCGTTCGAGGCGCGCAACGCCGCCAATCGGTAGAAGCGTAATGTCGCGCGTCGCAATACCGTAGCGACGCGCGGTAAGCGCGTGCCCGTACTCGTGCAACACGACACAGGCGAACAGCGCGAGGATGAATGTCACGCCGTTAACCGCCATCGCGATACTGCGGTCCTGGATCAAGTGGCTCACCACGACCCAGCCCAGCAACAGCAAAAACGTCGCGTGCATGTACACGTCAATCCCGGCAAAGCGTCCCAGCTTCCATGACCATTTCATATTGTTCCCCACTAAACCCGAAGGGTCGCGCAGACCCTTCGGGTTTCCCTGTCGTCAATCCTCGCGTCGTCCGCCGAGCAAGAACACATAGTAAAGCAACGTTGAAACGGCTTGCGCCGCGCCGGCAACGTACGTCAGTGCCGCGGCATTGAGCACCGCGTTCACGCCACTTAACTCGGTATGCGCGAGCAAACCATTGCCGACGAGTTGTTCCTTGGCGCGCGCGCTCGCATCGAATTCGACCGGCAGTGTGACGAGCGCGAACACCGCGACCGCGGCGAAGAGCGCGACCCCCAGCCACGCGAGCGATGTGCCGATTGCGCCGGCGAGAAAGAATCCCAGCATGAAGATGAGCGGACCCACCCAACTGCCGATTTGCACCGTCGGCACCATCATACTGCGCAGCGCGAGAAAGGCGTACCCTTGTTGATGTTGCAAAGCGTGACCGCTTTCGTGCGCCGCGATGCCCGCCGCCGCCAGACTGTTGCCTTGGTACACGTGCGGCGATAAGCGCAACACGCGTTGCGTCGGGTCATAGTGATCGGACAAAAATCCTTCGACCTGCTCGACCTTGACGTTGCGTAATCCGTGATTGTCGAGAATGCGTCGCGCGACCTGCGCGCCGGTAACGCCGGTCGCCGTGCGCACTTGCGAAAACCGGTCGAACGCACCCTTGACGCGGAGTTGCGCCCATAATCCCAGCAAGAGCGCCGGGAGACTGAACAACAAATACAATCCGTAATTCTCAAAACCGAACATGGTTCCTCCGGGGTGTGCCGTGAAAGAAAAAACGAGACTCACACGGCACGGTGTGTCGTGTTGGTCTCGCCTCTGGTCTGTCTCGCCAGCGAACAGCCGAGAGCGATGCTCTGTCTTGACGACTGTTCAAATCGAACGTGGGCTACTCCCCAACTCTGCTACCATTCTACCGGAACGCCGGGTGAATGTCAATGTGTTTTGATTAGAGTTTGCTAAGTAAACGTTTAGAGGTTGTTAAAATCGGGCGGCG from Chloroflexota bacterium harbors:
- a CDS encoding sigma-70 family RNA polymerase sigma factor, whose product is MWSDEQLVDALMRGETWVMSALYDRYGRLVFSLALRILNDRTAAEETVQEVFVKVWRRARNFDASRGKFSSWLTGIAHHHAIDELRRRRVRPSVAEDEMAVLDVVDSGPAPHELAVQSHERHRIREALGAIPLEQRRAIEMAYFEGLTQQEIADALEQPLGTIKTRMRLGMQKLKTLLDETVA
- a CDS encoding anti-sigma factor, translating into MSTCQEIQELIPAYVLDAVTDQERIAVETHLPRCPDCAQLVAAYRPIADSLAASVQPVEPSADLKYRVLAATMPRAKSSPARDPWFTRLGSALAALFRSPIFSATALVLVVVLALWNFSLHNQLDDQTAANQRFITELSRQRDVMSVMAYGAGQPRQITGTEIAARSTGRLYGKSDQVTFAMVVHGLPASKPGKVYQLWLIEVSGDRTSGGTFTVGEDGYGWLSIHSPKPLGDYQGIGVTEEPAGGSPKPTGPKVMGTNLQ
- a CDS encoding AI-2E family transporter; the encoded protein is MIDNQVTQSPAPRARVWSADTRRWVIIGLVLAALLIEYAIRDTLPPLIIALLLTYLLNPIVTGLARRLRAPRILALALVYLTFIALSVAALATLVPILIRQVASLATGLDRILLQISVAAKQIPLLEAIGVPADSSALADQLRGEIAQLASSAPRVLAGAASGALSLVFILVLSFYLLKDTEAIERSIDGAIPEHYRDDAWRIKAELNDIWSSFLRGQVVLALIIGTITTAVLWALGVHNALILGVLAGLLEVVPTIGPIIAMAPAVLIALYQGSLNLPVDNSTFALIVVAAYFVIQQLENHLVVPNVLGSSVNLPAVVILFGAFAGASLGGVLGIFLAAPVLATARLFGRFLLQHLLE
- a CDS encoding DUF2892 domain-containing protein, encoding MNPFISFMASTTGRLVRIVAGIALIAWGLLGVGGTTGIIVAFVGVLPLLAGLLDFCVFAPLFSCPLSGAKIRAGR
- a CDS encoding Crp/Fnr family transcriptional regulator; the protein is MLTQEHFNRIARVVPILKRADPQLVREFQQTAFFARIPTGKDVFVEGDRADAIALLLAGVVRVYKIGETGREITLYRFGSGESCILTANAILSQQSFPAIATVEQDAEAVMIPADAFRDWVRRYDLWRGFVFDLLSQRLVSVLAIVDEVAFRRVDTRVAALLLKRSRTENPIHITHQEIAAELGSSREVISRILEGLASERMIRVARGAVEILDFESLQTRSVV
- a CDS encoding N-6 DNA methylase; amino-acid sequence: MPPQIAYDQIERLVKRFKNLPSRERHAYNEDNTRKDFILPLFRALEWNIDDAREVTAEEKISRGFVDFAFRIGGVPKFMLETKRVGEDLNKREWAQQAVDYAYHKDVTWAVLSDFEGLKIINAEIKESNPLAATFKSFAVDEYVTRLNELWLLSRPAFAEGLLDRDAEKVFKRSIKTPITQTLFDNLTTWRKSLYKNLRAYNPLWSDQDIDDAVQRLLDRLIFIRTAEDREVEGEKLRALVRELQDRNRLNDLIPALSQRFRALDGIYNSELFAPHLCESLTYEPTVLVDIIEQLYGSEASLLRYNFAFIDADVLGRAYEQYLGNVVAGKSGRGVLLNAPTNAAPTKSKRKSQGIYYTPTFVVKYIVQQTLGRYLDEHGYNPSRPLRVLDPACGSGSFLIEAFDVLDQYIARTTGQDRPIPPTPFPRREGGKGDRLDMHDYARHRQILSTNIFGVDKDAQAVEVAQLNLLLKALNHREKLPKLENIRCGDSLISGTPKELEEYFGASAKEKNAFNWEREFKTVMADGGFDVIVGNPPYGMLQPHNTDKATLDYLNAKYGVASFKIDMFHLFMERCIHLLRGGGYLGLIVPNTFITNVYTQKLRDLLVSNCRILAIVVSQEKIFSDAEVNNAIIVFQKELDADKCDANYLTVTLNADVALLTGQPSASSTHKLRQSDMVFLGSGSWNIKLSDEAVKPLKRIQAHSTSLGDVAKINRGLISGDREKYFAAKPKSKKWLPIITGTDVSRYSIQQAKEFVLFEKPAGAGGCWDPQVHQASKIVIRQIGYFPIAAYDTHPYCVTGNIFTVRSTGDYLPQFLLGILNSKFTQALWQLLYGDFKAIFPELKGIYLEQYPIRRINFADPAEKKQHDAIVALVEEMLDLQKDYAEVAREKLPRADSLKRKIDAVDAEIDAAVYRLYDLNAEEIKVVEGKE